A single window of Chitinophagales bacterium DNA harbors:
- a CDS encoding YHS domain-containing (seleno)protein: MSLQKLIKSYSPTKFFHRISLVNVFFIYFISKYLFIIFLLPLLFSNIYSFAVPSPYTFQEATTTTFYIVRHTETNTNAIGEVSLSNLGQQRAKDLAEMLQSETINAIYTSYNTCDKETAKDVAKNKRIIINTYDSQQIESFLQRILQQRKGQNILIVGNLEVITTILQNLSQSFSPSSINQMDYSTLFEVSITDDNTTQITRIQYSQSKAIIGPPNNLTVSNQNLPEKSATPTKFSNNMATDMPVLFNNDETVEATETNTINSTATVSVPQKTIEEKQLPPLKKSCNLTKKGLMLLGYDPVAYFKSNKAIKGEEKHTTTYRSATFQFSSRKNLNTFTENPENYLPKYGGWCALGMSIEGVKDGYTADKYDADPENFKIIDGELYLFYKTSDYDALLKWNEQADESLAIERANKFWEQITNDE; encoded by the coding sequence ATGAGTTTGCAAAAATTAATCAAGTCCTATTCACCAACTAAGTTTTTTCATAGAATTTCACTTGTAAATGTATTTTTCATTTATTTCATTTCAAAATACCTTTTTATTATTTTTCTTCTACCACTACTTTTCTCGAATATCTATTCTTTTGCCGTTCCGTCACCCTATACTTTTCAAGAAGCAACAACTACTACTTTCTACATCGTGCGGCATACCGAAACAAATACTAACGCAATAGGAGAAGTATCCTTGAGTAATCTCGGACAACAACGTGCCAAAGATTTGGCAGAAATGCTGCAATCCGAAACCATCAATGCCATTTATACAAGCTACAATACATGTGATAAAGAAACGGCAAAAGATGTTGCTAAAAACAAACGGATCATTATCAATACTTACGATAGCCAACAGATCGAATCTTTCTTACAACGCATTTTGCAGCAGCGAAAAGGGCAAAACATACTGATTGTGGGGAACTTAGAAGTCATCACCACCATACTACAAAACCTATCGCAGTCCTTTTCTCCTAGTAGCATCAACCAGATGGATTACAGTACTTTATTTGAAGTATCTATCACAGATGACAACACAACGCAAATAACAAGGATACAATACAGCCAGTCTAAAGCCATTATTGGGCCTCCAAACAACCTAACAGTCAGCAATCAGAACCTTCCTGAAAAATCAGCAACTCCCACCAAGTTTTCAAATAATATGGCTACTGATATGCCTGTCTTGTTCAACAATGATGAAACAGTTGAGGCAACCGAAACCAATACAATAAATAGCACTGCAACAGTATCGGTTCCTCAAAAAACCATTGAAGAGAAACAATTGCCGCCACTCAAAAAATCTTGCAATCTGACCAAAAAAGGGCTTATGTTATTGGGTTATGACCCAGTTGCTTACTTCAAAAGTAACAAAGCCATTAAAGGAGAAGAAAAACATACTACTACATACCGAAGTGCTACATTTCAGTTTAGCAGCCGCAAAAACCTAAATACATTTACCGAAAATCCAGAAAATTATTTACCCAAATACGGAGGATGGTGTGCTTTAGGAATGTCCATAGAAGGCGTGAAGGATGGTTATACTGCTGATAAATATGATGCCGATCCAGAAAACTTCAAAATCATTGATGGGGAACTCTATCTTTTCTATAAAACATCGGACTACGATGCCTTATTGAAGTGGAATGAACAAGCAGATGAAAGCCTCGCCATCGAAAGAGCCAATAAATTTTGGGAACAAATCACCAACGATGAATAA
- a CDS encoding CARDB domain-containing protein, producing the protein MPKFTKWVSLFCALLFTTSTFASIDLELSMTADKTNVEIYKNLIYTLIIQNNGNEAATGVKIEFPLPENTAYTSSTTSKGNYALWTKTWSINKLAVGESATLELIVFTLIKDKPFKGFAQVIAADQSDSDSTPNNNTLFSPIEDDEALAVVNEGSNNLRPNIYPKNARYTGQGNNASIYLTCEIQNNGQANAPNGIYTVYASTDQTVSSDDRIIASTQMPAVNVGQTIEFSTIAQGLTEPIGEYYLIWVMDSNNTIEETNESDNQYFVRITRAANETSQTYFLQQFGTGFPLQLVENSTGYELVTQFTGSEKNYTFANVSKTGNLTDSPLPLQITAEYEGKVFKRINNGFVEFGNKDENTLYIAKRNENAAIVWLQEYQLDSSLELQAVDIEATADNGFIATGSVFVKDQVIYQGNTLDRITEHPFALKVNANGNQQWFNFYQTQIGITGLDFYYESGLQIVQRQNGAYVIAANRRVANPNGHPLSFSNGSSVSIYQIDANGNQTNVEGGAGQLGAFTSVSELIPTNDDGYVYLHLLNYVGNGGQIAFATKGGGTQSWEYARSGSKFGTAYFNDVVETNDGGYMLVGDYIDFAAPNNPPANFFKLDENGVEEWTNFIGKVGNVLIQTSDGGFLMAGSKEGEVFAARLDSETNLTPPIQTEGVDIELQYTADRKIYRQWERVNYTLTATNTGTEKATNLVISDPIPFGMAFTSKTVSKGTYNLWFQTWTIPELAAGETATLNLVLFTLFNDAQIVKFAQVKSLDQMDIDSTPNNNNTKIPNEDDETAVKITPVNFGSGSGKDVLENPIAASNTLKIYQMFPIPADDYLNVVFGTDGFQVNLLLYDVNGRLIQQKSLQVNRGENALQLEVGDLAVGFYTISLETPEGFVRGKFLKR; encoded by the coding sequence ATGCCAAAATTTACCAAGTGGGTGAGTCTGTTTTGTGCCCTTCTTTTTACCACCTCTACCTTTGCATCCATAGACCTCGAACTATCTATGACAGCCGACAAAACCAATGTAGAAATCTACAAAAACCTAATCTACACTCTAATTATTCAAAATAATGGAAATGAGGCAGCTACGGGTGTTAAAATCGAATTTCCGCTTCCTGAAAATACTGCCTACACGAGCAGCACTACTTCAAAGGGAAACTATGCCTTGTGGACCAAAACATGGTCTATCAATAAATTGGCAGTAGGCGAAAGTGCTACTTTAGAGCTTATTGTTTTTACCCTCATCAAAGACAAGCCCTTCAAAGGGTTTGCACAAGTCATTGCAGCAGACCAATCCGATTCGGATTCAACACCTAATAACAATACCCTTTTTAGTCCAATAGAAGACGATGAGGCTTTAGCAGTTGTCAATGAAGGGAGCAACAATCTTCGCCCCAACATTTACCCCAAAAACGCTCGTTATACAGGACAGGGAAACAATGCTTCCATCTATTTGACCTGTGAAATCCAGAACAATGGGCAAGCAAATGCACCAAATGGAATCTATACCGTTTATGCCTCTACTGACCAAACAGTGAGTAGTGACGATAGAATAATTGCTTCAACACAAATGCCTGCTGTCAATGTCGGACAAACCATTGAATTTTCCACCATAGCTCAGGGATTGACTGAACCTATTGGCGAATACTATTTGATTTGGGTAATGGACTCCAATAACACGATTGAAGAAACCAATGAATCTGATAACCAATATTTTGTGCGAATTACCCGAGCAGCAAACGAAACCAGCCAAACCTACTTTTTGCAGCAGTTTGGCACAGGTTTTCCACTTCAATTGGTGGAAAATTCTACTGGATATGAATTGGTTACACAATTTACAGGCTCAGAAAAAAACTATACTTTTGCGAATGTAAGCAAGACAGGCAATTTAACAGATAGCCCATTACCACTTCAAATTACTGCTGAATATGAAGGAAAAGTCTTCAAACGAATCAACAATGGCTTTGTAGAATTCGGCAACAAAGACGAAAACACCCTTTACATTGCCAAACGAAATGAAAATGCTGCAATTGTTTGGCTGCAAGAATACCAGCTCGATTCTAGTTTGGAATTGCAAGCCGTAGATATTGAAGCAACAGCAGACAATGGCTTTATTGCTACGGGTTCGGTCTTTGTGAAAGATCAAGTTATATATCAAGGAAATACCTTGGATCGTATAACGGAACATCCTTTTGCCTTGAAGGTAAACGCTAACGGCAATCAACAATGGTTCAATTTTTATCAAACTCAAATAGGCATAACAGGGCTTGATTTTTACTATGAAAGTGGTTTGCAGATTGTTCAACGTCAAAATGGGGCTTATGTTATTGCAGCTAACAGAAGGGTAGCAAATCCCAATGGCCATCCCCTCAGTTTCTCAAATGGCAGTTCGGTCAGTATTTATCAGATAGATGCAAATGGAAACCAAACGAATGTGGAAGGAGGAGCAGGGCAATTGGGAGCTTTTACAAGCGTGAGCGAATTAATACCAACAAATGATGACGGTTATGTGTATTTGCATTTGCTTAACTATGTAGGGAATGGGGGACAAATCGCCTTTGCAACGAAAGGAGGCGGTACTCAATCTTGGGAATATGCTCGGTCAGGCTCTAAATTTGGCACTGCTTACTTCAATGACGTAGTCGAAACCAATGATGGAGGGTATATGCTCGTAGGAGATTACATTGACTTTGCTGCTCCCAACAATCCACCTGCCAATTTCTTCAAGTTGGATGAAAACGGGGTGGAAGAATGGACAAATTTCATTGGAAAAGTCGGAAATGTATTGATTCAAACCAGTGATGGAGGTTTTCTCATGGCAGGTTCGAAGGAAGGGGAGGTGTTTGCTGCAAGGCTAGACAGTGAAACCAATTTGACTCCTCCAATTCAGACAGAAGGTGTTGACATCGAACTGCAATACACTGCCGACCGTAAAATCTACCGTCAATGGGAACGTGTGAACTACACTTTGACCGCCACCAATACAGGCACAGAAAAGGCGACTAATCTCGTTATTTCTGACCCGATTCCTTTTGGTATGGCATTCACCAGCAAAACAGTATCAAAAGGAACCTACAATCTGTGGTTTCAAACGTGGACGATTCCCGAACTGGCGGCTGGCGAAACGGCAACGCTCAATTTGGTATTGTTTACGCTCTTCAACGATGCTCAAATTGTGAAATTTGCTCAGGTCAAATCGCTCGATCAAATGGATATAGATTCGACTCCAAATAACAACAATACGAAGATTCCAAATGAAGACGATGAGACGGCAGTGAAAATTACGCCTGTCAATTTTGGCAGTGGAAGTGGAAAAGATGTTTTGGAGAACCCAATTGCAGCGTCTAATACTTTGAAGATTTACCAGATGTTTCCTATTCCAGCCGATGATTACCTCAATGTGGTGTTTGGAACGGATGGTTTTCAGGTGAATCTGTTATTGTATGATGTGAATGGGCGTTTGATTCAGCAAAAATCATTGCAGGTGAATCGTGGTGAGAATGCCCTGCAATTGGAGGTCGGTGATTTGGCTGTTGGTTTTTATACGATTTCTTTGGAAACGCCAGAGGGGTTTGTGCGAGGGAAGTTTTTGAAGCGATAG
- a CDS encoding response regulator — MNHLKTILLIEDNEDVRENTAEILELANYHVLTATNGKEGVMKAKEHLPDLIICDIMMPELDGYGVLHILSHDAKTATLPFIFLTAKTEKNDLRKGMNMGADDYITKPFEELDLLDTIKRRLEKADMLVQKYDDTEDAVFRGFYNPQKVREILQTIADEHKKLSVSTKYMLFHEDSYPCYLYYIIQGRVKTYKTNEDGKEIISAIYQTGDFFGYRSLFGDRKYEGSAMSLEDSEIVLIPKTIFLELVNKNQHIAKFFITLLTNSLEQQEKRLLNLAYDSVRKRVTDALLHFCKQYAPDNFKENQRISLDISREDLANWVGTSKETLIRTLSDLKQEKIIVTKGRYITVLNQAKL, encoded by the coding sequence ATGAACCATCTAAAAACCATACTACTAATAGAAGACAATGAAGATGTGCGAGAAAATACGGCTGAAATTTTGGAACTTGCCAATTACCATGTTTTGACCGCTACCAATGGCAAGGAGGGTGTTATGAAAGCAAAAGAACACCTTCCCGATTTGATTATTTGCGATATTATGATGCCCGAACTTGACGGTTATGGTGTACTGCATATTCTCAGTCACGATGCCAAAACGGCCACCCTTCCTTTTATTTTTCTCACAGCAAAAACCGAAAAAAACGACCTGCGAAAAGGAATGAATATGGGAGCAGATGACTACATCACCAAACCCTTTGAAGAATTAGACCTGCTCGACACCATTAAGCGACGGCTCGAAAAAGCAGATATGCTGGTACAAAAATATGATGATACAGAAGATGCGGTTTTTCGTGGATTTTACAATCCTCAAAAAGTGCGAGAAATCCTCCAAACCATTGCCGATGAGCATAAAAAATTGTCGGTGTCTACTAAATACATGCTCTTTCACGAAGACAGCTATCCCTGCTATCTTTACTACATCATCCAAGGTCGGGTCAAAACCTACAAAACCAACGAAGACGGCAAAGAAATCATCTCAGCCATATACCAAACAGGCGATTTTTTTGGCTATCGGTCGCTATTTGGTGATAGAAAATATGAGGGTTCGGCAATGAGTTTAGAAGACAGCGAAATTGTATTAATTCCCAAAACTATATTTTTAGAGCTTGTCAATAAGAATCAACACATTGCCAAATTCTTCATTACCTTGCTGACAAATAGCCTCGAACAACAGGAAAAACGTTTGTTAAATTTGGCGTATGATTCAGTTAGAAAGCGTGTGACGGATGCACTCTTACATTTTTGCAAACAATATGCACCCGATAACTTCAAAGAAAACCAACGCATTAGCTTAGATATTTCAAGAGAAGATTTGGCAAACTGGGTCGGAACAAGCAAAGAAACACTTATCCGCACTCTTTCAGATTTGAAGCAAGAAAAAATCATTGTCACCAAAGGACGCTATATTACCGTTCTAAATCAAGCAAAACTATAG
- a CDS encoding PAS domain-containing sensor histidine kinase, with product MNNKEQQIDTQSRLQAIIDTATDGIVTIDTKGNIESINPAGANLFGYDPQELIGKNVSILMPEPYRKEHDKYLDNYLKTGHKKIIGIGREVVGLRSDGSVFPARLSVAEVQLNKGRIFTGIIHDISDKVLAAEAQEALKREKELNALKSRFITTASHEFRTPLTSILSSATLIGKYNKTELQDKRVKHIDRIQRSVRNLNNILNDFLSISKLEEGKVKHIPFSFNLKEAIEESIEELEAMTKANQKIIFQHFTTKEQVFLDKKLLHNVLINLLSNAIKYSNEGQQIDIRSAVSQENILIEVQDYGIGIPHKAQVHLFERFFRADNVSNIQGTGLGLNIIRRYLQLMGGSITFDSELNKGTTFRIEFPIYHDSNVH from the coding sequence ATGAATAATAAAGAACAACAAATAGATACTCAGTCAAGATTACAGGCCATTATCGACACTGCAACTGATGGGATAGTAACCATTGATACCAAAGGGAATATAGAAAGTATCAATCCCGCTGGTGCAAATTTATTTGGATATGATCCCCAAGAACTGATTGGTAAGAATGTAAGCATATTGATGCCAGAACCTTATCGCAAAGAACACGATAAATATCTGGACAACTATCTTAAAACAGGGCATAAAAAGATAATCGGTATCGGCAGAGAAGTAGTGGGTTTACGCAGTGATGGCTCCGTATTTCCCGCAAGATTGAGTGTAGCAGAGGTTCAACTAAATAAAGGGAGAATCTTTACAGGCATTATTCACGACATCAGCGATAAAGTATTAGCAGCCGAAGCGCAAGAAGCATTGAAACGAGAAAAAGAACTCAATGCACTAAAATCCAGATTTATTACTACGGCTTCACATGAATTTCGTACTCCCCTGACCTCCATTTTATCCTCTGCAACACTTATTGGAAAATACAATAAAACGGAACTGCAAGATAAACGTGTCAAACACATTGACCGCATACAACGGTCGGTACGAAACCTCAACAACATCCTCAATGATTTTCTATCTATCAGCAAATTGGAGGAAGGAAAAGTCAAACATATTCCTTTTTCCTTCAATCTCAAAGAAGCGATTGAAGAAAGTATTGAAGAATTGGAAGCCATGACCAAGGCAAATCAAAAAATTATTTTTCAGCATTTTACTACAAAAGAGCAGGTTTTTTTAGATAAAAAATTACTCCACAATGTCCTAATCAATCTACTCTCCAATGCCATCAAATACTCAAATGAAGGACAACAAATAGACATACGAAGCGCAGTGAGCCAAGAAAACATTCTAATTGAAGTACAAGATTATGGCATCGGAATTCCCCACAAAGCACAAGTCCATCTATTTGAGCGTTTTTTCAGAGCCGATAATGTTTCCAATATTCAAGGAACAGGTCTCGGATTGAACATTATTAGGCGATATTTGCAGTTGATGGGCGGTTCTATTACCTTCGATAGTGAATTGAATAAAGGAACAACTTTTAGGATAGAATTTCCAATATATCATGACTCAAACGTTCATTAA
- a CDS encoding sigma-70 family RNA polymerase sigma factor, with amino-acid sequence MSDEEIVAEIVRTQSATLVEVLYERYADKVFRKCISFVKEESIASDLTHDIFIKVYMKLASFKGNSRFSTWLYSITYNFCVDYTRKNSKTKTVSIDDEERVKNIEVESVDDFAHIKATRLKVLLEKIKPEERMILLMKYKDDMSIKDIQEVLKVSESAVKMRLKRAKEKVHELYKNTYAENYM; translated from the coding sequence TTGTCTGACGAAGAAATTGTGGCAGAAATAGTTCGTACTCAGAGTGCTACTCTTGTAGAGGTGCTGTATGAACGCTATGCTGATAAGGTTTTTAGAAAGTGCATTTCCTTTGTGAAGGAGGAAAGTATTGCTTCTGACTTGACACACGATATTTTTATCAAAGTTTATATGAAGTTGGCTTCTTTTAAAGGTAATTCAAGGTTTTCAACATGGCTGTATTCTATCACGTATAATTTTTGTGTAGATTATACACGGAAAAATAGTAAGACGAAAACAGTTTCTATTGACGATGAGGAGCGGGTGAAGAATATAGAGGTAGAATCAGTAGATGATTTTGCACATATAAAAGCTACAAGGTTAAAGGTTTTACTAGAAAAAATCAAACCAGAAGAACGCATGATCTTGCTGATGAAATACAAAGATGATATGAGTATCAAAGATATACAAGAGGTTTTAAAGGTGTCTGAAAGTGCTGTAAAAATGAGACTCAAGCGTGCAAAAGAAAAGGTACATGAATTGTATAAAAATACTTACGCAGAAAATTATATGTAA
- a CDS encoding PKD domain-containing protein: MKQYIALTYLLLSFCTYLPAQISSGGTPYSFTHSSLTSKVPTASMPSINLAALKAEDALNDGDKQVFRFGKSIEVNFNLDNAGVWETLKNGDKLWRLQIFAKGAKTINLIYNDFYLPKGAKLFLYNADKSEVIGAFTERNNKPYRKFSTTLLKGDKTILEYYEPANVAGKGIVQISEVIHGYRGFEPTVEKGYGDSGGCNVNINCSEGNDWQIQKRAVAMIIAGGKRDCTGALVNNVRQDGTPYLLTANHCLPNNLNEVQTWLFMFNYESLSCIDEDGRTDQTVSGSILRASSADSDFALVELSEIPPIEYGVYFAGWSAENVAAIQSTCIHHPAGDIKKITFNENPLVSDNIGGTPLNSFWKVTEWEKGTTEGGSSGSPLFDPNKRIVGQLYGGFASCFNSSWDKYGKFSYSWNSGDSNASRLKDWLDPDNTGTLIIDGVEGNAPKLDLDASILSIASPDKSICGAQSINPVILFRNVGAQSLTSISFLYSIDGSTNEMMTWEGNLDFFDSEWVALPPIEVEAGTHTLVISIQNPNGELDMNETNNVIMYDFEVLNGTVLKVDLNTDRFGSETSFQIKDDAGNIVVERTNFDSDRKYNFDFCLTPDCYVFTIFDSFEGPDGLGDGICCQNGNGSYMVGLEGGIVFGEGGEFRSSESVTFCIEDKLVLQAAFSADQTEVCSGDAVQFTALSGAAATYAWVFEGGTPAISAEPNPLVVFENWGDFNVSLKVTNSVSEDELEVENYIRVNGTNLDILTFNASNPIIQDGGVELDISSSSSMENLTFNWSNGATIANPDKLTRGNYSVVVTDANGCSTKKNVFIDSDILPIVAMIQTDKHRICEGESIVFEDVSNNKATVRQWEFFGAETVSSNDENPVISYLQPGIYSVRLIVSDAYTTDTLTLNNYVEVGNIPDVVVQTTPPEIGKDNGTIKLTVENASPATTYQWNIGGPTSSERSNLAEGAYTVIVTNEKGCQKTLEIPLKTAVEAPDGFLVYPNPVSDGTLYFYNNNPSDIPVSFKIYSLEGRLVGEWSLDGNNRNYYLDIVAIPSGVYLLWSNIGGKERQEKVILLND; encoded by the coding sequence ATGAAGCAATACATAGCCCTTACATACTTGTTGTTAAGCTTTTGCACATATCTTCCTGCACAAATAAGTAGTGGAGGTACTCCCTATAGTTTCACTCATTCTTCACTGACCTCCAAAGTGCCAACAGCTTCTATGCCAAGCATCAACCTTGCAGCACTGAAAGCAGAAGATGCCCTCAATGATGGTGACAAACAAGTTTTTCGGTTTGGAAAGTCTATTGAAGTGAATTTTAATTTAGACAATGCAGGCGTTTGGGAAACATTGAAGAATGGAGATAAACTCTGGCGATTGCAGATTTTTGCCAAAGGTGCAAAAACCATCAACTTGATTTACAACGATTTTTACCTACCCAAAGGTGCGAAACTATTCCTCTACAATGCCGACAAAAGCGAAGTCATTGGAGCATTTACCGAACGCAATAACAAGCCTTACCGCAAATTTTCAACTACTTTACTCAAAGGCGACAAGACCATTTTGGAGTATTACGAACCTGCAAATGTAGCTGGCAAAGGTATTGTTCAGATTTCGGAAGTGATACATGGGTACAGAGGTTTTGAGCCAACGGTCGAAAAAGGCTATGGTGATTCGGGAGGCTGCAATGTGAATATTAACTGCTCAGAAGGAAACGATTGGCAAATACAGAAGCGAGCAGTAGCCATGATTATTGCAGGTGGAAAACGGGATTGTACAGGGGCTTTGGTCAACAATGTGCGGCAAGACGGCACACCTTATTTATTGACTGCCAACCACTGTTTGCCCAACAATCTCAACGAAGTACAAACGTGGTTGTTTATGTTCAACTACGAAAGTCTCAGTTGTATAGACGAAGATGGACGAACCGACCAAACAGTATCGGGTTCGATACTGAGAGCATCTTCTGCCGATTCCGATTTTGCGCTGGTCGAACTGAGTGAAATTCCTCCAATAGAATACGGAGTTTATTTTGCTGGTTGGTCGGCTGAAAATGTGGCAGCAATTCAATCAACGTGTATTCACCATCCCGCAGGAGATATCAAGAAAATCACTTTCAATGAAAATCCACTTGTGAGTGACAATATTGGAGGAACACCTCTGAATAGTTTTTGGAAAGTGACAGAATGGGAAAAAGGTACAACCGAAGGAGGTTCGTCAGGTTCTCCCTTGTTTGATCCCAACAAACGAATCGTTGGTCAATTGTACGGTGGCTTTGCATCTTGCTTCAATAGTAGTTGGGATAAGTATGGAAAATTTTCCTATTCGTGGAACAGTGGTGACAGCAACGCTTCAAGACTCAAAGATTGGCTCGATCCAGATAATACAGGAACTTTAATCATAGATGGAGTCGAAGGAAATGCTCCAAAATTGGACTTGGATGCAAGTATTTTGTCCATTGCTTCTCCTGATAAGTCTATCTGTGGCGCACAAAGTATTAACCCTGTGATTTTGTTTCGAAATGTAGGCGCACAATCACTTACAAGTATCAGTTTTTTGTATTCGATTGATGGTTCTACAAATGAAATGATGACATGGGAGGGAAATTTAGATTTTTTCGATTCGGAGTGGGTCGCTTTGCCGCCCATTGAAGTAGAAGCAGGAACGCACACTTTGGTTATTTCTATCCAAAATCCCAATGGAGAGCTGGATATGAATGAAACCAACAATGTGATTATGTATGATTTTGAAGTGCTGAATGGAACTGTTTTGAAGGTGGATTTGAATACGGATAGATTTGGCTCAGAAACTTCTTTTCAAATCAAGGATGATGCAGGGAATATCGTGGTAGAGAGAACAAATTTCGATAGTGATAGAAAGTATAACTTTGACTTTTGCTTGACACCCGATTGTTATGTCTTTACCATTTTTGATAGCTTTGAAGGACCTGATGGTTTGGGTGATGGAATATGTTGTCAGAATGGCAATGGCAGTTATATGGTTGGTTTGGAAGGAGGAATCGTGTTTGGAGAAGGAGGAGAATTTCGTTCGTCGGAGTCTGTAACCTTCTGCATTGAAGACAAATTGGTGTTGCAAGCTGCTTTCAGTGCTGACCAAACAGAGGTTTGCAGCGGTGATGCGGTTCAGTTTACAGCTTTGTCAGGTGCCGCAGCTACTTACGCATGGGTGTTTGAAGGAGGAACACCCGCTATTTCTGCTGAACCAAATCCTTTGGTGGTATTTGAAAATTGGGGTGACTTCAATGTGTCATTGAAAGTGACCAACAGTGTTTCGGAAGACGAATTGGAGGTGGAAAACTATATTCGTGTAAATGGAACAAATCTCGACATTCTCACCTTCAATGCCAGCAATCCTATTATACAAGATGGCGGCGTAGAATTGGATATTTCGAGTAGTTCGTCAATGGAGAATTTGACCTTCAATTGGAGCAACGGTGCGACAATTGCAAATCCAGATAAATTGACGAGAGGAAATTACAGTGTGGTGGTGACGGATGCAAATGGTTGTAGTACAAAGAAAAATGTTTTTATAGATTCGGATATTCTGCCCATAGTGGCAATGATTCAAACGGATAAACACCGTATATGCGAAGGTGAATCCATTGTTTTTGAAGATGTGAGCAACAATAAAGCAACTGTGCGTCAATGGGAATTTTTTGGAGCAGAAACGGTCAGTAGCAACGATGAAAACCCAGTGATTTCCTATCTGCAACCAGGAATTTACTCCGTGCGCCTCATTGTATCGGATGCCTACACGACCGATACACTCACACTCAACAACTATGTTGAGGTCGGAAACATTCCTGATGTGGTGGTACAAACTACGCCTCCTGAAATTGGGAAAGACAATGGAACAATCAAATTGACGGTCGAAAATGCCAGTCCTGCTACAACCTATCAATGGAATATCGGTGGACCAACCAGCAGCGAACGCTCCAATTTGGCGGAAGGTGCTTATACTGTTATTGTCACCAACGAAAAAGGATGTCAAAAAACGTTGGAAATCCCTTTGAAAACGGCAGTGGAAGCACCAGATGGTTTTTTGGTCTATCCAAATCCTGTCAGTGATGGCACTTTGTATTTCTACAACAACAATCCCTCAGATATTCCTGTTTCCTTCAAAATATACAGCCTTGAAGGTCGTTTGGTGGGAGAGTGGTCTTTGGACGGCAACAATCGAAACTATTATTTAGACATTGTAGCCATTCCTTCGGGCGTATATTTACTGTGGTCAAACATTGGCGGAAAAGAACGGCAAGAAAAGGTAATTTTGCTGAACGATTAA
- a CDS encoding mechanosensitive ion channel: MKIFETVKEALTNRTVELVAVLPDVIGGLVLLFVAWLIAKLIYKVTYKVLVAIKVDNLGDKLKEVDLFANLDFKLSKTIAGAIYWFLMTIIILETSRAMGLDAVANGISSFIAYIPTLLSAILFFIAGVFIANIIKEVIAAACASMNIAAGRVISSFIFYFLVVMIAITAINQTGIQTEILTQNVTILIGSIFFAIALGYAIASKDLMANMLGSFYSKGKFMIGQTIRVEGIEGKILQIDSTSIVLQSDDKKVVMPLSKLTNTTVEIL, from the coding sequence ATGAAGATATTTGAAACTGTAAAAGAAGCTTTGACAAATAGAACGGTAGAATTAGTCGCTGTTTTACCAGATGTAATTGGTGGTTTGGTTTTGCTATTCGTTGCTTGGTTGATTGCCAAACTTATTTACAAGGTTACCTACAAAGTGTTGGTTGCTATTAAAGTGGATAATTTGGGAGATAAATTGAAGGAAGTGGATTTATTTGCTAATCTTGACTTCAAACTCAGCAAAACCATTGCAGGGGCTATTTATTGGTTTTTGATGACCATTATTATTCTTGAGACGAGTCGGGCAATGGGCTTAGACGCTGTTGCCAATGGTATTTCGAGCTTCATTGCGTACATTCCTACCCTGTTGAGTGCCATATTGTTTTTTATTGCGGGAGTATTTATCGCCAACATTATCAAAGAAGTCATTGCAGCAGCTTGTGCGTCAATGAATATTGCAGCTGGACGGGTAATCAGTAGTTTTATTTTCTACTTTTTGGTGGTGATGATTGCGATTACTGCCATTAACCAAACAGGTATTCAAACCGAAATTCTTACCCAAAATGTTACCATCCTCATCGGTTCTATTTTCTTTGCCATTGCACTGGGGTATGCGATTGCCTCAAAAGATTTGATGGCGAATATGCTTGGGTCATTTTACAGCAAAGGCAAATTCATGATAGGACAGACGATTAGAGTAGAAGGGATTGAAGGAAAAATTCTACAAATTGACAGTACTTCGATTGTTTTGCAATCAGATGATAAAAAAGTGGTAATGCCTTTGTCCAAATTGACAAATACAACGGTAGAGATATTGTAA